From the Lactuca sativa cultivar Salinas chromosome 9, Lsat_Salinas_v11, whole genome shotgun sequence genome, the window AGGGAACGTTATGGTGGCATGCACATAGTTCATGGCTTAGAGCTACTGTTTATGGTGCTATTGTTATTCGCCCTAAAGAAAGAGattcttatccatttgctaaacCCAACCATGAATCGGTTATTGTTCTTGGTATGTTActttataagttaattatatatcaatTTACATTTTAAGAAAGTAGGTTACTTAATTGGGGTTATAATaatatgataatgatgatgattagGTGAATGGTGGAATGCGAATCCGATTGATGTTATAAGGCAAGCGACAAGAACCGGAGGAGCTCCGAATGTTTCAGATGCGTATACCATTAATGGTCAACCCGGTGATCTATATAACTGCTCGAAAAAAGGTTTGCTTCTATaactaaaagaaaacaaaaactttAATGAATCTTGATTCCAAAGGTGGTAAAATTGTATAATTGCATAAATGGTGAAGGATTTTACAATAAACACACAGTGTAGAAGGTTCAGTTACAATGTGAATTGAGTTCATTGTAATTGCTAACATTCGCACGAGACTAATGTTATGTTGTGTATTTGATTTAATCTCACATGATACTCTTGAACACCTTAAGgtgtaagaaaaaaaaacaaattctaTAAACTGAcatattaataatttaatatattaaaaaaaactactTTTTTTTCGTTTGTGTCATAAAAAATAATTtgctctttttctttttaaatgtaTTAGATACTTTCATAGTTCCAATGGGATCCGGAGAAACAAACCTCATTCGCGTGATTAACGCAGCACTAAATCAACAACTCTTCTTCACCATCGCCGGCCACAAACTCACCGTCGTCGGAGCTGATGCTTCTTACGTAAAACCCTTCACCACTTCCGTCCTCATGCTTGGACCCGGTCAAACCACCGACGTACTCATAAAAGGAGACCAACCACCACGTCAATACTACATCGCCGCCCGTGCGTACGCTAGTGCACAAGGTGCACCATTtgacaacaccaccaccaccgccatctTAAATTACACAACTACCGCTACCTccgccgcttcaaattcaaacccAATCATGCCTAATCTTCCACCATTCAACGACACAAAAACCGCCACCGCCTTCACCACCAGTTTCAGAAGCCCGGGAAAAACCTTAGTTCCGACCACAATCGATGAAAATCTGTTCATCACCGCCGGACTTGGAATCAATCAGTGTCCGAAAAATGCCAATAGTAATACATGTCAAGCtccaaatgggacacgattcacagCGAGTATGAATAATGTTTCATTTGTGCTTCCGTCTAACTACTCGCTGTTGCAAGCGCACCACCATGGGATTCCCGGAGTTTTCACTACGGATTTTCCGGCGACGCCTCCGGTGAAGTTTGATTATACAGGGAATGTGAGTAGGTCGCTTTGGCAACCTGTTCGTGGGACGAAGGTGTATAAGTTGAAATATGGAGCGAGGGTTCAGGTGGTGTTACAGGGGACGAGTATATTTACAGCTGAAAATCATCCGATTCATCTCCATGGATATGATTTTTATGTTGTTGCAGAAGGGTTTGGGAACTTTGATCCGAAATCTGATACTGCTAGGTTTAATCTTGTGGATCCGCCTCTTAGGAATACGGTAAGTTTACCGGTGAAAGGGTGGGCTGTGATTAGATTCGTTGCAGATAATCCAGGTAAAAAAATGTGAAAAAACAGGGATATTTGATCTGAAATTTCAAAGAAATGTTTGATGaatcttgtttgtttgtttactCAGGTACTTGGATTATGCATTGTCATTTGGATGTTCATATTGGATGGGGTTTGGCTATGGTGTTTGTGGTTGATAATGGTGTTGGACAACTGGAGACGCTAGAACAACCACCGGAAGATCTCCCTGTTTGTTGATATGATCATCTTTAAGCTGAAAATCATCATGTACGATTATAGTTGTGTAAAATTATATGGTTTTCAATGCTATTTTGTCCCCAAATTGCGGATGTATAATTTTTCCTTTATCCAATTTGTTTCCCTGTTTCCAATGTGTTGGTAGATGATATACAGTGTAATGTAGAATCTGAAACTCAAAGCAAATGAAAGAATAGTTGGCTTTATTATTGCTGAATCTTGTGTCATCGTATAACGAATCTGTTAATTTGGGGCAAGTTATCTTGTTCATCTTCAAAAAATGGAGTTTAAATTGGGAATTGTAGTAGTCGAACAGTTGGACTTGCAAATACAATTTGTTTATAAAAACATCTTATGAGAGCTTTtttatttagcatatattggaaATCAATGTATGTTGCAACTAACTAGCTTTTCAGGAAATAAGAACCAATGTAACAGGAGGAAATCGTAAGAGAGATTGAGGCAAAATGCTTCTGTGTTTTATTTCAAAGTAAAGTGGAGATAATCAACGTACATTTTGCCATGCAACTTAAAGAAAAACTTGCAGAAAAAACCGGAGCTAACTCCACTAAGCCAAAGACTAGGACTTATTGGCTTGAATTATTATACTACTTCTACTTAAAAAAAAAGGAACGTGcttaaaacaaattaaaatacaCTAAATTACTTTAACATTCTCTCCTGAATTCAGTGTTTTGTGATTGCTTTTATTCCAATCAAGTCCCTCATTTCTTCGTGCTTGATCCTTGTCATTGTCTTTGTGAGAATATCAACCTTTTGCTTCATGCCACACACATGATTCACAACAATCTCCCCATTTTCAACACACtctctaataaagtgataccttatgtttatgtgtttgctACGCCCATGAAAAACCGGATTCTTCATCAAATCTAAGGTTGAACGATTATCAACAAAGAGAGTCACAGGTGGTACTTTTTTGTCCTGTTATATCAGTTAGAAGTCGGCGGAGCCAAATGCCTTGACAGACTGCTGTGGTTGTAGCCATAAACTCTGCTTCACATGATGATAGAGCTACACTTCTTTGCTTCTGTGATACCCATGTTACCAGATTCCCATTCATATAGAATGTTGTCCCACCTGTGCTTTTCCCATCATTCATATCTTTTCCAAAATCACTATCAGAGTACCGTATAAGGGTGACTCTACCTTCACTTCTGGTGTAAGTCAAGCCATAATTTAAGGTACCCTTTATGTACCTAAGTATTCCTTTTACAACTTGGAGATGCTTGATTGTTGGTTTCTCCATAAATCTACTTACTACCCCTACTGAAAACGAGAGATCGGGACGAGTGTGAGTTAGGTACCTTAGAGCACCTACAATGCTTATATATTCAGTAGGATCAACCGGTTCTCCGTCTTCATTCTTGCTCAACTTTATCTTGTATTCTATTGGAGTTCTTGTGGCATTACAA encodes:
- the LOC111896841 gene encoding laccase-12, with translation MAHSTIMFLTTFLLFFSSLAFAKTHYHDFVVQATKVTRLCKTRSSITVNGQLPGPTLEVNNGDSLVIKVVNKAQYNVTIHWHGVRQIRTAWADGPEFITQCPIRPGGSYTYRFMISGQEGTLWWHAHSSWLRATVYGAIVIRPKERDSYPFAKPNHESVIVLGEWWNANPIDVIRQATRTGGAPNVSDAYTINGQPGDLYNCSKKDTFIVPMGSGETNLIRVINAALNQQLFFTIAGHKLTVVGADASYVKPFTTSVLMLGPGQTTDVLIKGDQPPRQYYIAARAYASAQGAPFDNTTTTAILNYTTTATSAASNSNPIMPNLPPFNDTKTATAFTTSFRSPGKTLVPTTIDENLFITAGLGINQCPKNANSNTCQAPNGTRFTASMNNVSFVLPSNYSLLQAHHHGIPGVFTTDFPATPPVKFDYTGNVSRSLWQPVRGTKVYKLKYGARVQVVLQGTSIFTAENHPIHLHGYDFYVVAEGFGNFDPKSDTARFNLVDPPLRNTVSLPVKGWAVIRFVADNPGTWIMHCHLDVHIGWGLAMVFVVDNGVGQLETLEQPPEDLPVC